From one Culex quinquefasciatus strain JHB chromosome 3, VPISU_Cqui_1.0_pri_paternal, whole genome shotgun sequence genomic stretch:
- the LOC6044659 gene encoding natterin-1 — protein sequence MAFKWTPANACGPFPENMVEGGQDSDCTTIFVGRASCKGDLLPAKVIPEKNAAYVAHGGDEVLVQCFEVLCRKELIWERTCVGSIPQGARVTSDGEPLYVGRGCHDGALTVGKVHRSHGCLYIPYGGAEVSLKSYEVLCER from the exons ATGG CGTTCAAGTGGACTCCCGCAAACGCCTGCGGACCGTTCCCCGAGAATATGGTTGAGGGTGGTCAGGACAGCGACTGCACCACAATCTTCGTGGGCCGTGCCAGCTGCAAGGGTGACCTGCTGCCGGCCAAGGTGATTCCCGAGAAGAACGCGGCCTACGTTGCGCACGGTGGGGATGAAGTTCTGGTGCAGTGTTTCGAGGTCCTGTGCCGGAAGGAGCTGATTTGGGAACGAACTTGCGTGGGCAGCATTCCCCAGGGTGCAAGGGTGACGTCCGACGGTGAGCCGTTGTATGTTGGGCGGGGATGTCACGACGGCGCGCTAACCGTCGGCAAGGTCCATCGATCGCATGGCTGCCTGTACATACCGTACGGCGGAGCGGAAGTATCGCTGAAGAGCTACGAAGTACTGTGTGAGCGATAA